A part of Methanohalobium evestigatum Z-7303 genomic DNA contains:
- the truD gene encoding tRNA pseudouridine(13) synthase TruD, producing the protein MKVHDIEKEIGIDLYTTSTNGIGGTLRQEIDDFIVKEITNREEGDTGKYLVLELKKSNWETHHLIRDLTRKLGISQKRIGFAGTKDKRAVTTQKISIYDLSLEDINNVTLKDSEMNYIGRSDKSIELGDLIGNEFYITVRNTDHSIDELYNQLEIITKDIKQMEGIPNFFGVQRFGSTRPVTHIVGESLVRGDPEDAALKYIAFAFPEEPEDTKSARKYVYETRDYIEGLKLYPLRLRYERSMMDYLIKNPDDYSGAFNVLPRNIQRIFVHAYQSYLFNKILCQRIKEGLPLNRAVEGDIVCFRNKAGLPDTSRIQEVTSTNIDGMNNLIKRKRAFVTAPLIGYQTEFSSGKPGEIEKKIFDETGLTLEDFKVPSTPELASKGVRREILLHTEPSFKADEDELNPGKSKAVLEFTLPKGSYATTLLREYMKVNPLKMS; encoded by the coding sequence ATGAAAGTTCATGATATTGAAAAAGAAATTGGCATTGATCTGTATACAACATCCACCAATGGAATTGGTGGTACTTTGAGGCAGGAAATTGATGATTTTATTGTAAAAGAAATTACAAATCGTGAAGAAGGCGACACTGGTAAATACCTTGTTCTTGAACTTAAAAAAAGTAACTGGGAGACACATCATCTTATAAGAGACCTTACCCGCAAATTGGGAATCAGTCAGAAACGAATTGGATTTGCAGGAACAAAAGACAAGCGAGCTGTTACAACCCAGAAAATAAGCATTTACGATTTAAGCCTTGAAGACATAAATAATGTTACTTTAAAAGATTCCGAGATGAATTATATAGGAAGGTCAGATAAATCTATAGAACTCGGTGACCTAATAGGAAATGAATTCTATATTACAGTAAGAAACACCGACCATAGTATAGATGAGTTGTATAACCAGCTTGAGATTATTACCAAAGACATTAAACAAATGGAAGGCATTCCAAACTTTTTCGGTGTCCAGAGGTTTGGTTCTACACGCCCAGTCACACATATAGTTGGTGAATCACTTGTAAGAGGCGATCCAGAAGATGCCGCGCTTAAATACATTGCCTTTGCGTTTCCAGAAGAACCCGAAGATACAAAATCAGCAAGGAAATATGTCTATGAAACAAGGGACTATATTGAGGGATTAAAACTCTATCCTTTAAGGCTTAGATATGAACGTTCGATGATGGATTATCTGATTAAAAATCCGGATGATTATAGTGGTGCATTTAATGTGCTTCCAAGAAACATACAAAGAATTTTTGTGCACGCTTATCAATCCTATCTGTTTAACAAAATTTTGTGCCAGCGAATAAAGGAAGGACTGCCACTTAACAGAGCTGTAGAAGGAGATATTGTCTGTTTTAGAAATAAAGCTGGTTTACCGGACACCTCCCGTATTCAGGAGGTAACATCGACAAATATTGATGGGATGAACAACCTTATCAAACGAAAGCGCGCCTTTGTAACTGCCCCATTGATAGGATATCAGACAGAATTTTCTTCCGGGAAACCCGGTGAAATAGAAAAAAAGATATTTGACGAGACTGGATTGACCTTAGAAGATTTTAAAGTCCCTTCAACTCCGGAGTTGGCATCCAAAGGTGTAAGAAGAGAAATTTTACTCCACACTGAACCCTCATTTAAAGCAGATGAAGATGAGTTAAATCCCGGCAAATCAAAAGCTGTACTGGAATTTACACTTCCAAAAGGGAGCTATGCTACAACACTTTTAAGAGAGTATATGAAAGTAAACCCTCTTAAAATGAGCTAA
- the pth2 gene encoding peptidyl-tRNA hydrolase Pth2, which yields MIDYKQCIIIREDLKLSKGKLATQAAHAAVSSVEKASKSTIENWKNGGQKKVVLKVPSLQDLYELKEIAEKKEIPTALISDAGHTQIPAGTVTALGIGPAKVEELDSFTGNLKLV from the coding sequence ATGATAGATTACAAACAGTGTATTATAATAAGAGAAGACCTTAAACTTTCAAAAGGAAAACTTGCAACTCAGGCAGCACATGCAGCTGTTTCTTCAGTAGAAAAAGCAAGTAAATCCACCATTGAAAACTGGAAAAATGGTGGACAAAAAAAGGTGGTTCTTAAAGTCCCCAGCTTACAGGATTTGTATGAATTAAAAGAAATAGCAGAAAAAAAAGAGATACCCACTGCACTGATAAGTGATGCTGGACATACACAAATACCAGCAGGTACTGTTACAGCTCTGGGAATAGGACCTGCAAAAGTAGAAGAACTTGACAGTTTCACCGGCAACCTGAAACTTGTATAA
- the mptN gene encoding tetrahydromethanopterin:alpha-L-glutamate ligase, with amino-acid sequence MAKIGIIVTDNNDWTARALYNAAKERNFNPVFINLENIEVSIGSTIRYSLRENSLSELDAVVVRDVGAGSIESVSFRFDVLRQLYELGILIVNTPESIQNAANKYYSTYLMAKANLPVPCTRVVQSVESALKTLDDFRDAIIKPVFGFKGIGIIRIKNYSIIEPDNTTNPKQIEEMVKNEIDNKGMLYIQEYIPNMGRDIRAYVVDGKVIGAIYRTAPDGKWLNNLSQGGSCQRCSLTPSQKEISIKAAKTIGTVFAGVDLIEGNNKTMLLEVNGTPSGAGIYKSLGINPADYIMDYIQKQVRD; translated from the coding sequence ATGGCCAAAATAGGGATAATAGTAACAGATAACAACGACTGGACCGCCAGAGCTCTGTACAATGCTGCAAAAGAACGAAATTTTAACCCTGTTTTTATAAATCTGGAAAATATAGAAGTATCTATAGGCTCCACAATCCGTTATTCTTTAAGGGAAAACAGTTTATCCGAACTGGATGCTGTGGTAGTTAGGGATGTAGGGGCTGGTTCAATAGAAAGCGTAAGTTTTCGTTTTGATGTTCTGCGACAGCTGTATGAATTAGGGATACTTATTGTAAATACTCCTGAATCAATACAAAACGCGGCTAACAAATATTATTCCACATACCTTATGGCAAAAGCAAACCTGCCTGTACCCTGTACAAGGGTTGTTCAAAGCGTTGAAAGTGCGTTAAAAACACTGGATGATTTCAGGGATGCAATCATAAAACCCGTGTTCGGATTCAAGGGCATAGGCATTATAAGAATTAAAAACTATTCAATTATTGAACCAGATAATACAACTAACCCAAAACAGATTGAAGAAATGGTTAAAAATGAAATTGATAATAAAGGAATGCTTTATATCCAGGAATATATCCCCAACATGGGAAGAGACATCCGTGCTTATGTAGTTGATGGCAAGGTGATTGGTGCCATATATCGAACCGCTCCTGATGGAAAATGGTTAAACAATTTAAGCCAGGGAGGTTCTTGCCAACGGTGTTCACTTACCCCCAGCCAGAAAGAAATATCCATAAAAGCTGCCAAAACCATCGGTACTGTATTTGCTGGTGTTGACCTGATTGAAGGTAACAATAAAACCATGCTACTTGAAGTCAATGGTACACCATCAGGTGCAGGAATATACAAATCATTGGGAATTAACCCTGCTGATTATATAATGGACTACATTCAAAAACAAGTGAGGGACTGA
- a CDS encoding DUF434 domain-containing protein — translation MQNNPHSIEYLRQKLSEPAVDVRYLFNRGYPRTSTIQFVGNHYRLNEEERHILTRVVVSSNRSKLRKQIKIECNQINNMNLIIDGYNVFITVESLLKNYILWKSDDGFFRDTRGIFNKFKITDVTYKAIDEIITFLLKYQINSVIILFDKQISKSGELARFVSEKLKNYSIKGYARTSRHVDFDLKNNSSDYIIATSDGAVIDNSKQVIDIPECIAKNKGYRAFTL, via the coding sequence ATGCAAAATAATCCCCATTCAATTGAATATCTCAGACAAAAGCTGTCAGAACCTGCTGTTGATGTTAGATATTTATTCAATAGAGGGTATCCAAGAACCAGTACAATACAATTTGTCGGAAATCATTACCGTTTAAATGAGGAAGAAAGGCATATACTCACAAGAGTGGTTGTATCATCCAATAGATCAAAACTGAGAAAACAAATAAAAATAGAATGCAACCAAATCAACAATATGAACCTCATTATTGATGGTTACAACGTATTCATCACAGTTGAGAGTTTACTGAAAAATTACATACTCTGGAAAAGTGATGATGGATTTTTCAGGGATACAAGAGGTATTTTTAATAAATTCAAAATTACAGATGTGACCTATAAAGCAATCGATGAGATAATAACGTTTCTTTTAAAATATCAGATAAATTCAGTTATTATACTATTTGATAAGCAGATTAGTAAAAGTGGCGAACTTGCCAGATTTGTAAGTGAAAAGCTTAAAAACTATTCAATTAAAGGATACGCTAGAACCTCAAGACATGTGGACTTTGATTTGAAAAATAATAGTTCTGATTATATCATCGCAACCTCTGATGGAGCGGTAATAGATAATTCAAAACAGGTTATAGACATTCCAGAATGCATAGCAAAAAATAAAGGCTACAGGGCGTTTACACTGTGA
- the ala gene encoding alanine dehydrogenase has translation MDVLWLNQSDVKNVLDMKSTIDVVEKAFEQHGLKRVQMPSKLYLYFNKYNGDLRTMPTYLEDMDISGVKIVNVHPDNPSRDLPTVMATVILNSTETGAPISIMDGTYLTDMRTGAGGGVAAKYLARPDSKIIGIIGTGNQARSQLLALSHIFNIEQVKITSKSSKHCDEFEKRMKPVVGGDFTKTDIKDVCDCDILVTTTPVRDPIVKFEWINEGTHINAIGADARGKQELESEILKSSKVIVDDTEQASHSGEINVPLSNNIISTTDIYGELGEIITGHLTGRESRKEITIFDSTGLAIQDISTADFVYRKAVENGLGNKLKMF, from the coding sequence ATGGATGTGTTGTGGCTAAACCAGAGTGATGTTAAAAATGTCCTTGATATGAAATCCACGATAGATGTGGTTGAAAAAGCATTTGAACAGCATGGTTTGAAAAGGGTACAGATGCCGTCGAAACTGTATCTTTATTTCAATAAATACAATGGCGACCTTAGAACGATGCCTACCTATCTGGAAGATATGGATATTAGTGGTGTAAAAATTGTAAATGTTCATCCTGATAACCCATCCAGAGATTTGCCGACTGTGATGGCGACAGTAATCCTTAACTCAACTGAAACGGGTGCACCTATTTCAATAATGGATGGAACATATCTTACGGATATGCGAACCGGCGCAGGCGGAGGGGTGGCTGCAAAATATCTTGCAAGACCAGATTCAAAAATTATAGGTATAATTGGCACCGGTAATCAGGCACGTTCGCAGTTGCTTGCACTGTCTCATATATTCAATATTGAGCAGGTTAAAATTACAAGCAAAAGCAGTAAGCATTGTGATGAATTTGAAAAAAGGATGAAACCAGTTGTTGGTGGGGATTTTACAAAGACTGACATAAAAGATGTATGCGATTGCGATATTTTAGTAACCACTACACCTGTAAGGGATCCAATAGTAAAATTTGAATGGATAAATGAGGGTACACATATTAATGCTATCGGTGCGGATGCCAGGGGAAAGCAAGAACTTGAATCTGAAATTCTTAAAAGTTCAAAGGTAATAGTTGATGATACGGAACAGGCATCACATTCAGGTGAAATCAATGTACCCCTGTCAAATAATATAATCTCAACAACCGATATTTATGGGGAACTTGGAGAAATAATAACCGGTCATCTTACAGGAAGGGAATCCAGAAAAGAAATAACAATATTTGATTCTACAGGGCTTGCGATTCAGGATATATCGACAGCAGACTTTGTTTATAGAAAAGCAGTTGAGAATGGTCTGGGCAATAAACTGAAAATGTTTTAA